From the genome of Chania multitudinisentens RB-25, one region includes:
- the allD gene encoding ureidoglycolate dehydrogenase, protein MNVSKQQLHQLIQSKIHSAGLSQEHAGIVADVLVHADAQGIHSHGAVRVEYYSERISKGGTNHNPHFTFEKKGPCSAIFDGDNGAGHVAAKMSMDRAIEMAQENGVAVVGVRNIGHCGALSYFVQQASRAGMVGISLCQSDPMVVPYGGAEVYYGTNPIAFSAPAEGDEIITFDMATTVQAWGKVLDARSRNVPIPDTWAVDHEGNTTTDPFAVSGLLPIAGPKGYGLMMMVDILSGILLGLPFGKHVSSMYHDLSAGRKLGQLHIVLNPGYFTNASAFRKNISQVMKELNEIKPAPGVEKVLYPGQNSHMREIESEQNGIEIVDDIYQYLISDELYQRSYDHKDPFAS, encoded by the coding sequence ATGAATGTCTCTAAGCAGCAATTGCATCAGCTCATTCAAAGTAAAATCCATTCTGCTGGCTTAAGCCAAGAACACGCGGGGATTGTCGCAGACGTTTTAGTTCATGCAGATGCTCAGGGCATCCATTCTCACGGCGCAGTAAGAGTTGAGTATTATTCTGAACGCATCAGTAAAGGCGGCACCAACCACAATCCGCACTTCACGTTTGAAAAAAAGGGCCCATGCAGTGCCATATTTGATGGGGATAACGGTGCTGGGCATGTCGCTGCCAAGATGAGTATGGATCGTGCCATTGAAATGGCGCAAGAGAACGGCGTAGCGGTAGTGGGGGTGCGCAACATCGGCCATTGCGGTGCGCTGTCTTACTTTGTGCAGCAGGCTTCTCGTGCAGGGATGGTGGGGATTTCTCTGTGTCAGTCAGACCCGATGGTGGTTCCGTATGGCGGCGCGGAAGTTTACTACGGCACCAACCCTATTGCATTCTCGGCACCGGCCGAAGGCGATGAGATCATTACCTTTGATATGGCCACTACCGTTCAAGCCTGGGGCAAGGTGCTGGATGCCCGTTCACGCAATGTGCCAATCCCTGATACCTGGGCCGTTGACCATGAAGGCAACACCACCACAGATCCTTTTGCCGTCAGCGGGTTGCTCCCTATTGCCGGGCCAAAAGGCTATGGTTTAATGATGATGGTGGATATTCTTTCCGGTATTTTACTTGGCTTGCCCTTCGGCAAACACGTTAGCTCAATGTACCACGATCTGAGCGCTGGCCGGAAATTGGGCCAACTGCATATTGTTCTCAATCCGGGTTATTTCACTAACGCAAGCGCCTTCCGTAAGAATATCAGCCAGGTGATGAAAGAGTTGAATGAAATCAAACCGGCTCCTGGGGTGGAAAAAGTGCTCTATCCTGGCCAAAACAGTCACATGCGTGAAATAGAAAGTGAGCAGAATGGCATTGAGATTGTCGATGACATTTATCAATATCTGATTTCAGATGAGTTATATCAGCGCTCCTACGATCATAAAGATCCGTTTGCCAGTTAA
- the allC gene encoding allantoate deiminase, translating to MKNFQQEINEISGWLSKIGADPSGGMTRRLYTQEWVDAQRALQQTFEAAGLTTSYDAVGNLSGRLQGSKYPDQVILSGSHIDTVVNGGNLDGQFGIEAAYMAIKYLKETYGPPLRTLEVISLAEEEGSRFPYVFWGSKNIVGSARPEDVRNICDAKGVNFVDAMHGAGFDFRPEHQPLRKDIAAFVELHIEQGKVLEAEGKTIGIVTSIVGQRRYDIKLKGEANHAGTTPMGYRKDTVYAFSRICCESIAKAKAEGDPLVLTFGKVEPKPNTVNVVPGFTHFTLDCRHTDKATLLRFTQEIEADIQRICGEMGIEVEIDLWMDEVPIPMNKQLIACVNHLCETQKINYRMIHSGAGHDAQIFAPHVPTVMMFVPSIAGISHNPAEKTHLADLNEGVKILAHTLYQFAYTEQGACL from the coding sequence ATGAAAAACTTCCAACAAGAAATTAACGAAATTTCCGGCTGGCTATCAAAGATAGGGGCCGATCCCAGCGGAGGCATGACACGCCGACTATATACCCAAGAGTGGGTTGACGCGCAACGGGCACTGCAACAGACATTCGAGGCGGCAGGTTTAACCACCTCTTACGACGCAGTAGGCAATTTATCCGGCCGCCTTCAGGGCAGTAAATATCCAGACCAGGTTATTCTTTCCGGCTCGCATATTGATACGGTGGTCAACGGCGGTAATCTCGATGGGCAATTTGGTATCGAAGCTGCCTATATGGCGATTAAGTATCTCAAAGAAACCTATGGCCCCCCTTTACGGACTCTGGAAGTGATTTCACTGGCGGAGGAGGAGGGTAGCCGTTTCCCTTACGTTTTCTGGGGCAGCAAAAATATTGTCGGTTCAGCCCGCCCGGAAGATGTGCGAAATATTTGTGATGCCAAAGGGGTGAATTTTGTTGATGCCATGCACGGTGCAGGCTTTGACTTTCGCCCGGAGCACCAACCATTGCGGAAAGATATTGCCGCTTTCGTTGAGCTGCACATCGAGCAGGGGAAAGTATTGGAGGCAGAAGGCAAGACCATCGGTATTGTCACCAGTATTGTCGGCCAGCGCCGTTACGACATAAAACTGAAGGGTGAGGCCAACCATGCTGGCACAACGCCTATGGGTTACCGTAAAGATACGGTCTATGCTTTCAGCCGCATCTGTTGTGAGTCCATCGCCAAAGCCAAGGCCGAAGGAGATCCACTGGTACTGACCTTTGGTAAGGTCGAGCCCAAGCCCAATACGGTGAACGTAGTACCCGGTTTTACTCATTTCACTCTCGATTGCCGCCATACCGACAAAGCGACTTTGCTGCGTTTTACTCAGGAGATCGAAGCAGATATCCAACGCATCTGCGGCGAGATGGGTATTGAGGTCGAGATCGATCTGTGGATGGATGAAGTGCCAATCCCCATGAACAAGCAGCTGATCGCCTGCGTTAACCACCTGTGTGAAACCCAGAAGATAAACTACCGCATGATCCATAGCGGAGCAGGCCACGACGCGCAGATTTTTGCCCCACACGTTCCTACGGTCATGATGTTTGTGCCAAGCATCGCTGGGATCAGCCATAACCCGGCGGAGAAAACCCATTTGGCCGATCTGAATGAGGGCGTGAAAATTTTGGCTCATACGTTA